The following are from one region of the Sphingomonas sp. J315 genome:
- a CDS encoding flagellar hook-basal body protein yields the protein MDISSYVLLSHEQALRRRLDVSANNMANISTAGFKREAPVFREYVEQAGGGADAPVKTTSMVLDYGAVHDQSAGAFTVTGNSLDVMIDGPGYLAVETPEGGIAYTRAGYLKVGEDGTLQTAGGLTLLGEGGRPIAIPPEQAGQVSIGKDGTVSAGDAQVGRVAVTVFDDERMVDPRGDGTFAGTGGRELGAEQTKLKSGGVEGSNVQAIVETTNMVEILRAYQTSMKMSEALGDMRKTAIDKLGRFG from the coding sequence ATGGATATCTCATCCTATGTGCTGCTGAGTCACGAGCAGGCGCTAAGGCGTCGTCTCGACGTGAGCGCGAATAATATGGCCAATATCTCGACGGCCGGGTTCAAGCGCGAGGCACCGGTGTTCCGCGAGTATGTGGAGCAGGCCGGGGGCGGCGCGGACGCGCCCGTCAAGACGACGTCGATGGTGCTCGACTATGGCGCGGTGCATGACCAGAGCGCGGGCGCGTTCACCGTCACCGGCAACTCGCTCGACGTGATGATCGACGGGCCCGGCTATCTGGCCGTGGAAACGCCCGAGGGCGGCATCGCCTACACGCGCGCCGGATATCTGAAGGTCGGCGAGGACGGCACGCTGCAGACTGCGGGCGGGCTGACCCTGCTCGGCGAGGGCGGTCGCCCGATCGCCATTCCCCCTGAACAGGCGGGGCAGGTCAGCATCGGCAAGGACGGCACCGTCAGCGCGGGCGACGCGCAGGTCGGGCGCGTCGCGGTAACGGTGTTCGACGACGAGCGCATGGTCGACCCGCGCGGCGACGGCACCTTTGCCGGCACCGGCGGGCGCGAGCTCGGCGCGGAGCAGACCAAACTCAAATCCGGCGGCGTCGAAGGATCGAACGTCCAGGCAATCGTCGAGACCACCAACATGGTCGAGATCCTGCGCGCCTATCAGACGAGCATGAAGATGTCGGAGGCGCTGGGCGACATGCGCAAGACCGCGATCGACAAGCTTGGCCGCTTCGGCTGA